Proteins from a single region of Takifugu rubripes chromosome 4, fTakRub1.2, whole genome shotgun sequence:
- the nid1a gene encoding nidogen-1 — MGREERGWIFCLAVLGFAAPVQSLTRGELLPFGPSAGDQILAAGNDQTQRLELDSPVRFYDGTFHSIYINTNGFVATTEPPGEASYLGRMPPRFGMIAALQGDLDTSDGVGKVFFRQDSSPGVLSRAAEHINRAFPEDAAVSPTHAVVVTWADTAPQEPQSRGDSLDRKRNTFQCVIASMETASFAVLLYVDDGLQFTSTGAGDSAAVLHAGFSKGLVVGFLFSSQGPYYRITTDEEDSIRALAEETNSGMQGVWVYEIGTSPYFTNVAPGEVPHLPTEAPSLEVFDPEEVEIDGGSPGFDRGQQVEYPTYEPEGGQIQVYPVQYQPNQPGNPEVVVVEDTDINVDVFSYNLGTCASSGNKCSQFADCKDYSSGYCCHCRPGFYGNGIQCTAEGKPQRTNGKLHGKVYVGSSPSPVEFTGNDLHSYVVVNEGRSYVAISEIPSSLGPSLQPLAAVGSVIGWAFALEQPGFKNGFSIIGGEFTLQAEVTFQPGNERLTIRQEFKGIDEHDHLVMSTTMDGRIPEVPYGSTVTIEPYSEIYQYSNDLITSSSSRDYVVNSPDGSTETRTYQWRQTITFQSCQHGDSWGDVKPTQLLSVDNVLAMYDSNEVMRFTMTNKIGDVNGGEPEENPCFTGRHGCDTNAICRPEQGNQFSCQCAAGFNGDGRICYDIDECREDPRICGSHAVCNNQPGTFRCECEDGYQFGSDGRTCTAVSRPVDACEEGTHTCDIQERALCTYTGGSSYSCSCLPGFSGDGRTCQDIDECQAGRCHQEAACYNNEGSFRCQCRPGYYGDGFLCTPERTKTRCETHRDSLLAVTEYGPRGPRPPVGQYIPVCDESGAYEPMQCHGSTGYCWCVDRNGQEIPGTRSEPGSRPMCVDHGGVAPPVGPTPRPDVHPLPPGTHLLFTQSGRIEHVPLDGYTMQKDGAKAVLHLPEKVVIGVAYDCVEKMVYWTEITSPSISKASIEGGDPVSVVRSDLGSPEGVAIDHLSRTVFWTDSVKDRIEVASLDGSQRRVLVDSELVNPRAIITDPSSGNLYWTDWNREAPKIETSYMDGSNRRVLVKDDLGLPNGLTFDRRSSLLCWADAGTHTMECMNVARGDRRKVTDGMRYPFAVTSLGNTIYYTDWQRDALVAVDRHTGKETDQFQPQKQTKLYGVAVAYAECPSGQNYCSVNNGGCTHLCLATPAGRSCRCPSNAGTVGCVERDDQ; from the exons atgGGTCGGGAGGAGCGAGGATGGATCTTCTGCCTCGCGGTCCTGGGATTCGCGGCGCCAGTGCAGAGCCTCACGCGGGGGGAACTTCTCCCCTTCGGCCCGAGCGCAGGAGACCAGATCCTGGCGGCCGGGAACGACCAGACGCAGCGGCTGGAGCTGGACAGTCCTGTCCGCTTCTATGACGGCACTTTCCACAGCATCTAT ATCAACACCAACGGTTTTGTTGCCACCACAGAGCCGCCCGGCGAGGCCTCCTATCTGGGCAGGATGCCCCCCAGGTTCGGCATGATTGCGGCCCTGCAGGGGGACCTGGACACCAGTGACGGGGTCGGGAAAGTCTTCTTCCGCCAGGACTCCAGTCCCGGCGTCCTGAGCCGGGCGGCCGAGCACATAAACCGGGCGTTCCCCGAGGACGCGGCGGTCAGCCCCACGCACGCTGTGGTCGTCACCTGGGCCGACACGGCCCCCCAGGAGCCTCAGAGCAGAGGCGACAGCCTCGACAGGAAG AGAAACACCTTCCAGTGCGTCATCGCTTCCATGGAGACCGCCTCCTTCGCCGTCCTCCTCTACGTGGACGATGGGCTCCAGTTTACGTCCACTGGTGCAGGCGACAGCGCTGCAGTCCTGCACGCTGGCTTCAGCAAGGGCCTGGTCGTGGGGTTCCTGTTCTCCTCCCAGGGGCCGTACTACCGCATAACCACTGATGAAGAGGACTCCATCAGGGCTTTAGCAGA gGAGACCAACTCAGGAATGCAGGGTGTTTGGGTCTATGAGATCGGAACGTCACCCTATTTTACCAATGTGGCTCCTGGCGAAGTTCCCCACCTGCCTACCGAGGCTCCGTCGCTGGAGGTCTTTGATCCTGAAGAGGTGGAGATCGATGGGGGGAGTCCAGGCTTTGATAGAGGACAACAAGTGGAATACCCTACTTATGAGCCAGAAGGGGGGCAAATCCAAGTCTACCCGGTTCAGTACCAGCCGAACCAGCCTGGGAACCCTGAAGTGGTCGTGGTGGAGGACACGGACATAAACGTAGATG TCTTCTCCTACAACCTCGGGACCTGTGCCAGCAGTGGAAATAAGTGTTCCCAGTTTGCGGACTGCAAGGATTACTCCAGTGGTTACTGCTGCCACTGCAGACCTGGTTTCTATGGCAACGGGATACAGTGCACCGCCGAGG GAAAGCCACAGAGGACCAACGGGAAGTTACATGGAAAAGTGTATGTGGGCAGCTCTCCCTCCCCAGTGGAGTTCACCGGCAACGATCTCCACTCCTACGTTGTGGTGAACGAGGGACGTTCCTACGTGGCCATCAGTGAAATTCCGAGCTCCCTGGGGCCCTCCCTGCAGCCCCTGGCAGCCGTCGGCAGCGTGATCGGCTGGGCTTTTGCTCTGGAACAGCCCGGATTCAAGAACGGCTTCAGCATTATTG GGGGCGAGTTCACGCTGCAGGCCGAGGTCACCTTTCAGCCGGGCAACGAGCGGCTGACCATCAGACAGGAATTCAAAGGCATCGATGAGCACGACCACCTGGTGATGAGCACCACCATGGACGGCCGGATTCCTGAAGTTCCTTACGGCTCCACTGTGACGATAGAGCCCTATTCCGAGATTTACCAGTACAGCAACGACC TCATCACCTCCTCGTCCAGCCGGGACTATGTGGTGAACTCGCCTGATGGTTCCACTGAAACAAGGACCTATCAGTGGCGCCAgaccatcaccttccagagctGCCAGCACGGAGATTCCTGGGGAGACGTGAAACCGACCCAGCTGCTCAGCGTGGATAATGTGTTAGCCATGTACGATTCCAATGAAGTCATGCGCTTCACGATGACCAACAAAATCGGGGACGTAAACG GAGGGGAGCCAGAGGAAAACCCCTGTTTCACCGGACGCCACGGCTGTGACACCAACGCCATCTGCCGCCCTGAACAGGGGAACCAGTTCAGCTGCCAGTGCGCTGCTGGGTTCAACGGGGACGGACGCATCTGCTACG ACATTGATGAATGCAGAGAAGATCCTCGGATCTGCGGTTCCCACGCCGTCTGCAACAACCAGCCCGGGACGTTCCGCTGCGAATGTGAAGATGGATATCAGTTTGGCAGTGATGGGAGGACCTGCACGG CTGTCTCTCGCCCTGTGGACGCCTGTGAAGAAGGAACGCACACCTGCGACATCCAAGAGCGCGCTCTCTGCACCTACACCGGAGGCTCCTCCTACAGCTGCTCCTGTCTGCCAGGTTTCAGCGGCGACGGGAGAACCTGCCAAG ACATCGATGAGTGCCAGGCTGGCAGATGCCATCAGGAGGCTGCGTGCTACAACAACGAGGGATCCTTTAGGTGCCAGTGCAGACCGGGTTATTACGGCGATGGCTTCCTCTGCACCCCAG AGAGGACGAAAACACGGTGTGAGACTCACAGAGACAGCCTGCTGGCCGTCACGGAGTATGGACCGCGGGGCCCGCGTCCTCCCGTTGGTCAGTACATCCCCGTGTGTGACGAGAGCGGCGCCTATGAGCCCATGCAGTGCCACGGCAGCACCGGATACTGCTGGTGCGTGGACCGAAACGGACAGGAGATCCCTGGGACCCGCTCGGAGCCCGGCAGCAGACCCATGT GTGTTGACCATGGTGGAGTGGCGCCGCCCGTTGGTCCCACCCCTCGCCCCGACGTGCACCCCCTGCCTCCGGGAACACACCTGCTGTTCACCCAGAGCGGCAGGATCGAGCACGTCCCCCTGGACGGGTACACTATGCAAAAGGATGGCGCCAAGGCTGTGCTCCATCTCCCC GAGAAGGTGGTCATCGGAGTGGCCTATGACTGCGTGGAGAAAATGGTCTACTGGACCGAAATCACGTCTCCCTCCATCAGCAAGGCCAGCATCGAGGGGGGAGATCCAGTTTCAGTTGTCAGATCAG ACTTGGGCAGCCCAGAGGGCGTCGCCATCGATCACCTCAGTCGGACCGTCTTCTGGACGGACTCTGTGAAGGACCGCATCGAGGTGGCCTCGCTGGACGGCTCGCAGCGCCGCGTTCTGGTGGACTCTGAGCTGGTCAACCCCCGCGCTATCATCACCGACCCTTCCAGCGG CAATCTGTACTGGACCGACTGGAACCGCGAAGCGCCCAAGATCGAGACCTCTTACATGGACGGGTCCAACAGGAGGGTCCTGGTCAAAGACGACCTCGGCCTGCCCAACGGCCTGACCTTTGACCGGCgcagctctctgctctgctgggcCGACGCAG GCACTCATACGATGGAATGCATGAATGTCGCCCGGGGCGACCGCAGAAAGGTCACCGATGGGATGCGGTATCCCTTTGCAGTCACTTCTCTCGGGAACACCATCTACTACACCGACTGGCAGAG GGACGCACTGGTTGCTGTGGACCGCCACACTGGGAAGGAAACGGACCAGTTCCAGCCCCAGAAACAGACCAAGCTCTACGGGGTCGCCGTGGCCTATGCCGAGTGCCCTTCAG GACAAAACTACTGCTCGGTGAACAACGGGGGCTGCACTCACCTCTGTTTAGCGACCCCTGCCGGACGTTCCTGCAGATGTCCCAGCAACGCCGGGACTGTGGGCTGCGTGGAGAGAGATGACCAGTAG
- the gpr137ba gene encoding G protein-coupled receptor 137Ba isoform X2, producing the protein MGPSLMDDPWPLPTLSPAVPPYVTLGLTVVYTVFYSLLFIFVYIQLWLVLRYRHKRFSYQTAFLSLCLLWAALRTVLFSFYFENFVSANTLGPFPFWLLYCFPVCLQFFTLSLMNLYFAQVIFKAKSKFAPELLRFSLLFLVVNLVCALLVRTSSTDTHAIVLVRVAINDTLFVLSAVSLSVCLYKIAKMSLANIYLESKGTSVCQVTGVGAVVILLYSSRACYNLVVLGLSNKSINSFDYDWYNVSDQADLQLTLGDTGYIVFGVVLFVWELLPTSLLVFFFRVRQPTLDQSSSGLPGHIFSSRSYFFDNPRRYDSDDDLAWSVMPQNIQASLAADGYEWGSQSSGINAHVSGDDGSRLPHLEEMGHY; encoded by the exons ATGGGGCCGTCGCTGATGGACGATCCATGGCCGCTGCCCACCCTGAGCCCGGCCGTGCCTCCCTACGTCACCCTGGGCCTGACGGTGGTGTACACCGTCTTCTACtcgctcctcttcatcttcgtgTACATCCAGCTGTGGCTGGTTCTGCGGTACCGACACAAACGCTTCAGCTACCAGACGGCCTTCCTGTCGCTGTGCCTGCTGTGGGCCGCCCTGCGCACCGTGCTCTTCTCCTTCTACTTCGAGAACTTTGTCAGCGCCAACACGCTGGGCCCGTTCCCCTTCTGGCTGCTCTACTGCTTCCCGGTGTGTCTCCAGTTCTTCACCCTCAGTCTCATGAACCTCTACTTTGCACAG GTCATTTTTAAGGCCAAGTCAAAGTTCGCCCCAGAGCTGCTCCGCTTCAG CCTGCTGTTTTTGGTTGTGAACCTGGTCTGCGCCCTGCTGGTGAGGACGTCCTCCACAGACACTCACGCCATCGTGCTGGTGAGGGTGGCCATAAACGACACGCTGTTCGTGCTGTCGGCCGTCTcgctctctgtgtgtctgtacaaGATCGCAAAGATGTCCCTGGCCAACATTTATCTGGAATCCAAG GGGACGTCAGTGTGCCAGGTGACGGGGGTGGGCGCCGTCGTCATCCTGCTGTACTCCTCCAGGGCCTGCTACAACCTGGTTGTCCTGGGACTGTCCAACAAAAGCATCAACTCCTTTGACTACGACTGGTACAACGTTTCGGACCAG GCAGATTTACAGCTGACTCTGGGAGACACCGGCTACATCGTCTTCGGCGTGGTCCTGTTCGTCTGGGAGCTCCTCCCCACTTCTCTCTTGGTGTTCTTCTTCAGAGTCCGGCAGCCGACCCTGGACCAG AGCAGCTCTGGACTACCGGGACACATCTTCTCTTCAAGGTCTTACTTCTTCGACAACCCGCGGCGATATGACAGCGACGATGACCTGGCCTGGAGCGTCATGCCACAGAACATCCAGGccag TCTGGCGGCCGACGGCTACGAGTGGGGGAGCCAGAGCAGCGGCATCAACGCCCACGTTAGCGGGGACGACGGCTCTCGCCTCCCTCACCTGGAGGAGATGGGCCACTACTGA
- the gpr137ba gene encoding G protein-coupled receptor 137Ba isoform X1, which translates to MGPSLMDDPWPLPTLSPAVPPYVTLGLTVVYTVFYSLLFIFVYIQLWLVLRYRHKRFSYQTAFLSLCLLWAALRTVLFSFYFENFVSANTLGPFPFWLLYCFPVCLQFFTLSLMNLYFAQVIFKAKSKFAPELLRFRLPMYLLFLFVSLLFLVVNLVCALLVRTSSTDTHAIVLVRVAINDTLFVLSAVSLSVCLYKIAKMSLANIYLESKGTSVCQVTGVGAVVILLYSSRACYNLVVLGLSNKSINSFDYDWYNVSDQADLQLTLGDTGYIVFGVVLFVWELLPTSLLVFFFRVRQPTLDQSSSGLPGHIFSSRSYFFDNPRRYDSDDDLAWSVMPQNIQASLAADGYEWGSQSSGINAHVSGDDGSRLPHLEEMGHY; encoded by the exons ATGGGGCCGTCGCTGATGGACGATCCATGGCCGCTGCCCACCCTGAGCCCGGCCGTGCCTCCCTACGTCACCCTGGGCCTGACGGTGGTGTACACCGTCTTCTACtcgctcctcttcatcttcgtgTACATCCAGCTGTGGCTGGTTCTGCGGTACCGACACAAACGCTTCAGCTACCAGACGGCCTTCCTGTCGCTGTGCCTGCTGTGGGCCGCCCTGCGCACCGTGCTCTTCTCCTTCTACTTCGAGAACTTTGTCAGCGCCAACACGCTGGGCCCGTTCCCCTTCTGGCTGCTCTACTGCTTCCCGGTGTGTCTCCAGTTCTTCACCCTCAGTCTCATGAACCTCTACTTTGCACAG GTCATTTTTAAGGCCAAGTCAAAGTTCGCCCCAGAGCTGCTCCGCTTCAG GCTGCCCATGTAcctgctcttcctgtttgtcagCCTGCTGTTTTTGGTTGTGAACCTGGTCTGCGCCCTGCTGGTGAGGACGTCCTCCACAGACACTCACGCCATCGTGCTGGTGAGGGTGGCCATAAACGACACGCTGTTCGTGCTGTCGGCCGTCTcgctctctgtgtgtctgtacaaGATCGCAAAGATGTCCCTGGCCAACATTTATCTGGAATCCAAG GGGACGTCAGTGTGCCAGGTGACGGGGGTGGGCGCCGTCGTCATCCTGCTGTACTCCTCCAGGGCCTGCTACAACCTGGTTGTCCTGGGACTGTCCAACAAAAGCATCAACTCCTTTGACTACGACTGGTACAACGTTTCGGACCAG GCAGATTTACAGCTGACTCTGGGAGACACCGGCTACATCGTCTTCGGCGTGGTCCTGTTCGTCTGGGAGCTCCTCCCCACTTCTCTCTTGGTGTTCTTCTTCAGAGTCCGGCAGCCGACCCTGGACCAG AGCAGCTCTGGACTACCGGGACACATCTTCTCTTCAAGGTCTTACTTCTTCGACAACCCGCGGCGATATGACAGCGACGATGACCTGGCCTGGAGCGTCATGCCACAGAACATCCAGGccag TCTGGCGGCCGACGGCTACGAGTGGGGGAGCCAGAGCAGCGGCATCAACGCCCACGTTAGCGGGGACGACGGCTCTCGCCTCCCTCACCTGGAGGAGATGGGCCACTACTGA